The following proteins are co-located in the Candidatus Phytoplasma asteris genome:
- a CDS encoding ABC transporter permease subunit → MISKCVDTYIWLLKEVPIAAQVMLVWFSTSLWWPSKGLMPDLFPDGFPQINQIHAALFVITLNAGASLTMILMQNIKFVDKGQIEAAFSLGMTQRQTFYNIIFPQALKKSVPFVMTQFITNIKDCTFFAFIGLVEMGWIANRNMGITADVITPFVLLSIIYLVLIQCNNTLAKYLEKKLNPSFRPVISV, encoded by the coding sequence ATGATTTCTAAATGTGTTGATACTTATATTTGGTTATTAAAAGAAGTGCCAATTGCAGCTCAAGTAATGTTAGTATGGTTTTCTACTAGTTTGTGGTGGCCTAGTAAAGGCCTTATGCCTGATTTATTTCCTGATGGATTTCCCCAAATTAATCAAATACATGCTGCATTATTTGTAATTACTCTTAATGCTGGTGCAAGTCTTACTATGATTTTAATGCAAAATATTAAATTTGTTGATAAAGGACAAATTGAGGCTGCTTTTTCTTTGGGAATGACTCAAAGACAAACTTTTTACAATATTATTTTTCCGCAAGCATTAAAAAAATCAGTTCCTTTTGTCATGACTCAATTTATTACCAATATTAAAGATTGTACCTTTTTTGCTTTTATTGGGCTTGTTGAAATGGGCTGGATTGCTAACCGAAATATGGGAATTACTGCTGATGTCATAACTCCTTTTGTCCTTCTTTCCATAATTTATTTGGTTTTAATTCAGTGTAATAATACTTTGGCTAAATATTTAGAAAAAAAATTAAACCCTTCTTTTAGACCTGTGATT